A genomic stretch from Rhodanobacter soli includes:
- a CDS encoding ABC transporter permease has protein sequence MFAYYLDLALRSFRRSKALTALVIVLMGCGVATCMVSFAVFRAAAADPIPWKSNQLFVPQIDNFGPAHNWKGEPPILLSYTDAMALLHARQAKRQVLIYGSKWTLLPDDARQPPFPQEGDAVSSDFFAMFDARFRYGGGWSVHDDDQRAAVVVISSALNQKLFGGADSVGREISLDAHVYRIVGVLDDWEPRPRFFDVASTYYPFDHPRQLYLPFSRAIDLQKATSGQFYCSTNTVDPDLPDWSSVLHSECAWIAAWVELPTRTDAARYRDWLRNYAAEQQRLGRFAWPPNVRLSDVMQWLHQDNFYVIPKASELSMIVSVSFLLICLVNVIGLMLARFMRRAPEIGVRRALGASRGVIYRQFLTEAAAIGLAGGVLGLLLTALGMAGIGKVFEPEIARQARLDASLFLLTVLVAVLATLIAALYPTWRAAQVQPAWQLKSNG, from the coding sequence ATGTTCGCGTACTACCTTGATCTGGCCCTGCGCAGCTTCCGCCGCAGCAAGGCGCTGACCGCGCTGGTGATTGTGCTGATGGGTTGCGGCGTCGCCACCTGCATGGTCAGCTTCGCGGTGTTCCGCGCTGCCGCGGCCGACCCGATCCCGTGGAAGTCGAACCAGCTGTTCGTGCCGCAGATCGACAACTTCGGGCCGGCGCACAACTGGAAGGGCGAGCCGCCGATCCTGCTCAGCTATACCGACGCCATGGCGTTGCTGCACGCGCGCCAGGCGAAGAGGCAGGTGCTGATCTACGGCAGCAAGTGGACTTTGCTGCCGGACGATGCGCGGCAGCCGCCGTTTCCGCAGGAAGGCGATGCGGTCAGCAGCGATTTCTTCGCGATGTTCGACGCGCGGTTTCGTTATGGCGGCGGTTGGTCGGTCCATGATGACGACCAGCGCGCGGCCGTAGTGGTGATCAGCAGCGCGCTCAACCAGAAGCTGTTCGGCGGCGCCGACAGCGTGGGTCGTGAGATCAGCCTGGATGCGCACGTCTATCGCATCGTCGGCGTGCTGGACGACTGGGAGCCGCGCCCGCGCTTCTTCGACGTGGCCAGTACGTACTATCCCTTCGATCATCCGCGACAGCTCTATCTCCCGTTCAGCCGCGCCATCGATCTGCAGAAAGCCACCTCGGGCCAGTTCTATTGCAGCACGAATACCGTCGATCCCGACCTGCCGGACTGGAGCAGTGTCCTGCACAGTGAATGCGCATGGATCGCGGCCTGGGTGGAACTTCCCACGCGCACCGACGCAGCGCGTTACCGCGACTGGCTGCGCAACTACGCGGCCGAGCAGCAACGCCTCGGTCGTTTCGCTTGGCCACCGAACGTGCGCCTGTCCGATGTCATGCAGTGGCTGCACCAAGATAACTTCTACGTGATACCGAAAGCGTCAGAGCTATCGATGATCGTCTCGGTGAGCTTTTTGCTGATCTGCCTCGTCAACGTGATCGGCCTGATGTTGGCCCGCTTCATGCGTCGCGCGCCAGAGATCGGCGTGCGCCGCGCGCTGGGGGCGTCGCGCGGAGTGATCTATCGCCAGTTCCTGACCGAAGCGGCGGCGATCGGTTTGGCCGGCGGTGTATTGGGGCTGCTGCTGACGGCGCTGGGCATGGCCGGCATCGGCAAGGTGTTCGAGCCGGAGATCGCCCGGCAGGCGCGGCTGGATGCGTCGCTGTTCCTGCTGACCGTGCTGGTCGCGGTGCTCGCCACGCTGATTGCCGCGCTTTATCCCACTTGGCGCGCCGCGCAGGTGCAACCGGCGTGGCAGCTGAAGTCGAACGGATGA
- a CDS encoding alpha/beta hydrolase, with the protein MPATRAPRLMQTVLFGAGLLCIGMFGAPAFAQAQRPGVDSRGNVSVPAFVVPYSAYASPQAQRQFQRMLEQSRHAPGIGSIAASRAYYDRINTDRADRMKKLYPVKIHTETIGGVPTDVVLPAQGIAAGQRHRVLINLHGGAFLWGAHSGGLVEAIPLASLGRIKVVSVDYRQGPEHVFPAASEDVEAVYRALLKQYPARNIGIYGCSAGGVLTGEAVARIITKKLPVPGAIGTFCGSISDLGGDSAYVAPVLSGDPPPAGPLKLADLPYFKGASASDPLVFPANSPVLLAKFPPTLLITGSRDFTLSSVLHSQALLTAAGVDTELHVWDGMWHSFFSDPDMPESREAYAVMVRFFDRRLGH; encoded by the coding sequence ATGCCTGCAACACGCGCCCCACGACTGATGCAAACCGTCCTGTTCGGCGCCGGCCTGCTCTGCATCGGCATGTTCGGCGCCCCGGCGTTCGCGCAGGCGCAACGGCCCGGCGTCGACAGCCGCGGCAACGTGAGCGTGCCTGCCTTCGTCGTGCCGTACTCGGCGTACGCGTCGCCCCAGGCGCAACGGCAGTTCCAGCGGATGCTCGAACAAAGCCGGCACGCGCCGGGCATCGGCTCGATCGCTGCCAGTCGCGCCTACTACGACAGGATCAACACCGATCGCGCCGATCGCATGAAGAAACTCTATCCGGTGAAGATCCACACCGAGACCATCGGCGGCGTGCCCACGGACGTGGTGCTGCCGGCACAGGGCATCGCCGCGGGGCAGCGGCACCGGGTGCTGATCAACCTGCACGGCGGCGCCTTCCTGTGGGGCGCGCACAGCGGCGGGCTGGTGGAGGCGATCCCGCTGGCCAGCCTGGGCCGGATCAAGGTCGTCAGCGTGGACTACCGGCAGGGGCCGGAACACGTGTTCCCGGCCGCCAGCGAGGACGTCGAGGCGGTCTACCGCGCCCTGCTCAAGCAGTACCCGGCGCGGAACATCGGCATCTACGGCTGCTCCGCCGGCGGCGTGCTCACCGGCGAGGCGGTCGCGCGGATCATCACCAAAAAGCTGCCGGTGCCGGGAGCGATCGGCACCTTCTGCGGTTCGATCAGCGACCTTGGCGGCGATTCCGCCTACGTGGCGCCCGTGCTGAGCGGCGACCCGCCGCCCGCCGGACCGCTCAAACTGGCCGACCTGCCGTACTTCAAGGGCGCCAGCGCCAGCGACCCGCTGGTATTCCCGGCCAACTCCCCCGTGCTGCTGGCGAAGTTCCCGCCGACCCTGCTGATCACTGGCAGCCGCGATTTCACCCTGAGCTCGGTCCTGCACAGCCAGGCCCTGCTGACCGCGGCCGGGGTGGATACCGAGCTGCATGTCTGGGATGGCATGTGGCATTCGTTCTTCTCGGACCCGGACATGCCCGAATCGCGCGAGGCATATGCCGTGATGGTGCGCTTCTTCGACCGCCGGCTGGGGCATTAG
- a CDS encoding ABC transporter permease — MKATMQLHPILAALRRHKMATLLIVLQIALTLAVVSNALFIVKTRVVHLSRPSGTDEAHLFAIDNQWIDQPEVSHIHAQMRADLVTLRGLPDVRDAFATQGYPFGGGGRVIRIKRRIEQTAKPQLAFTYFSDEHTLDTFGLKLVAGRNFRADEIGSLGPNDKVVPAVIIITRNLAHKLFPDGSAMGQRIYLRDDGPSTIIGMVDRLQGSYAGSGTRSIDEDTVLVPALRASPDDGVVYLVRAQAGRLAAVLQSAPAALLAQNRMRLISPEDGVVTLAQARAKAYATDRGVAIMMGAICVLLLLATAGGTVGLSSFWVGQRRRSIGVRRALGATRGDILRYFQTENALIVGIGVALGVALGIAANLSLMTHYELPRMPLWLLGVGALLLWLLGQLAVFGPARRAAAVLPVEATRSV, encoded by the coding sequence ATGAAAGCGACCATGCAGCTGCACCCGATCCTTGCCGCGCTGCGCCGGCACAAGATGGCCACGCTGCTGATCGTGCTGCAGATCGCGTTGACCCTGGCGGTGGTCAGCAATGCGCTGTTCATCGTCAAGACGCGGGTGGTGCACCTGTCGCGCCCAAGCGGTACCGACGAGGCGCATCTGTTCGCAATCGACAACCAGTGGATCGACCAGCCGGAGGTGTCGCATATTCATGCACAGATGCGCGCCGATCTGGTGACCTTGCGTGGCCTGCCGGACGTGCGCGATGCATTTGCCACTCAGGGCTACCCGTTTGGTGGCGGCGGCCGTGTGATACGCATCAAGCGTCGGATCGAGCAGACGGCGAAGCCGCAGCTGGCTTTCACCTATTTTTCCGACGAGCACACGCTCGACACGTTCGGTCTCAAGCTGGTGGCCGGCCGCAACTTCCGCGCCGACGAGATTGGCAGCCTGGGTCCGAACGACAAGGTGGTGCCAGCCGTCATCATCATTACGCGCAACCTGGCCCACAAGCTTTTCCCCGATGGTTCAGCCATGGGCCAGCGCATCTATCTTAGGGACGACGGCCCGAGCACGATCATCGGTATGGTCGATCGGCTGCAAGGCAGTTACGCGGGCAGCGGCACGCGTTCGATCGATGAGGACACGGTGCTGGTGCCGGCGCTTCGTGCCAGTCCCGATGATGGCGTGGTCTATCTGGTGCGTGCGCAGGCGGGGCGACTGGCCGCGGTGCTGCAGTCGGCGCCGGCAGCGCTGCTTGCGCAGAACCGCATGCGCCTGATCAGCCCGGAAGACGGCGTGGTTACGCTGGCACAGGCACGCGCAAAGGCTTATGCCACCGACCGCGGCGTGGCGATCATGATGGGCGCGATATGCGTTTTGTTGCTGCTGGCGACGGCCGGCGGCACCGTGGGCTTGAGCAGCTTCTGGGTTGGCCAGCGGCGCCGATCCATCGGCGTGCGGCGTGCGCTGGGCGCGACGCGCGGCGACATCCTGCGTTATTTCCAGACCGAGAACGCCCTGATCGTCGGCATCGGCGTGGCGCTGGGCGTGGCACTCGGCATCGCCGCCAACCTGTCGCTGATGACGCACTACGAACTGCCGCGGATGCCGCTGTGGCTGCTCGGCGTCGGTGCGCTGTTGCTGTGGCTGCTCGGCCAGCTGGCCGTGTTCGGTCCGGCGCGGCGCGCCGCCGCCGTGCTGCCGGTGGAAGCGACGCGCTCGGTGTGA
- a CDS encoding sigma-54-dependent transcriptional regulator, whose product MNPQTVLVIDDERDIRELLTITLGRMDLQVDAVGTVGEARRALAERSYDLCFTDMRLPDGNGQEVIELIAANHPDMPVAMITAYGNVDAAVNALKAGAFDFVSKPVDIQMLRGLVRTALRLAEEKRNGGAAAKTGDSGDRLIGDSAAMQQVRSTIGKLARNQAPVYIAGESGVGKELVARLIHEQGPRASGPFVPVNCGAIPSELMESEFFGHRKGSFTGASVDKEGLFQAAQGGTLFLDEVAELPLHMQVKLLRAIQEKAVRPIGGRDEIPVDVRILSATHKNLGQLVEQGQFRQDLFYRINVIELRVPPLRERRGDVPQLSAFILKALAGKSGESVGQLSPSARDALDAYEFPGNVRELENILERAMAMCDGSTIEAADLMLPQRSARPGQEAATPGQQPQPPAAASANGGLDDYISNLERTAIVKALEESRYNKTAAARKLGITFRALRYKLKKLGID is encoded by the coding sequence ATGAACCCACAGACCGTCCTGGTCATTGACGACGAACGCGACATCCGCGAACTGCTGACCATCACGCTGGGGCGAATGGACCTGCAGGTCGACGCCGTGGGTACCGTCGGCGAGGCACGCCGCGCACTGGCCGAACGCAGTTACGACCTGTGCTTCACCGACATGCGGCTGCCCGACGGCAATGGCCAGGAGGTGATCGAGCTGATCGCCGCCAACCATCCGGACATGCCGGTGGCGATGATCACCGCCTACGGCAACGTCGACGCCGCGGTGAACGCGCTGAAGGCCGGCGCGTTCGATTTCGTCTCCAAGCCGGTCGACATCCAGATGCTGCGCGGACTGGTGCGCACCGCCCTGCGCCTGGCCGAGGAAAAACGCAACGGCGGTGCCGCGGCGAAAACCGGCGATTCCGGCGACCGCCTGATCGGCGACTCCGCGGCGATGCAACAGGTGCGTTCCACCATCGGCAAGCTGGCGCGCAACCAGGCGCCGGTCTACATCGCCGGCGAATCCGGCGTGGGCAAGGAACTGGTGGCCCGGCTGATCCACGAGCAGGGCCCGCGAGCCAGCGGCCCGTTCGTGCCGGTCAATTGCGGCGCGATCCCGTCCGAGCTGATGGAGAGCGAGTTCTTCGGCCATCGCAAGGGCAGCTTCACCGGCGCCAGCGTGGACAAGGAAGGCCTGTTCCAGGCCGCCCAGGGCGGCACCCTGTTCCTCGACGAGGTGGCCGAGCTGCCGCTGCACATGCAGGTGAAGCTGCTGCGCGCGATCCAGGAAAAAGCGGTGCGCCCGATCGGCGGCCGCGACGAGATCCCGGTCGACGTACGCATTCTCTCGGCCACCCACAAGAACCTCGGCCAGCTAGTCGAGCAAGGCCAGTTCCGCCAGGACCTGTTCTACCGCATCAACGTCATCGAGTTACGCGTGCCGCCGCTGCGCGAACGCCGCGGTGACGTGCCGCAGCTGTCCGCGTTCATCCTCAAGGCGCTGGCCGGCAAGAGCGGCGAAAGCGTCGGCCAGCTGTCGCCGTCCGCCCGCGACGCGCTGGACGCGTACGAATTCCCCGGCAACGTGCGCGAGCTGGAAAACATCCTCGAACGCGCGATGGCGATGTGCGACGGCAGCACCATCGAAGCGGCCGACCTGATGCTGCCCCAACGCAGCGCACGGCCTGGCCAGGAAGCGGCGACACCGGGCCAGCAGCCGCAGCCACCGGCAGCCGCCAGCGCCAACGGCGGCCTCGACGACTACATCAGCAACCTCGAGCGCACCGCCATCGTCAAGGCGCTGGAAGAATCGCGCTACAACAAGACCGCCGCCGCCCGCAAACTCGGTATCACCTTCCGCGCACTGCGCTACAAGCTGAAGAAGCTCGGCATCGACTGA
- a CDS encoding sensor histidine kinase, translating to MKTGSIIRWRTAGLLLAMLIIVGLPYIVTLQGSRDTERATEWVTRSTEVKSLAYRVAYVVHDSEAATYRLLAGDVNEATHARAERVVKEVPPLLQQLRRMTRNNPDQQTLMGSLVSSVNGRVTLMNQALARLRQGEAGGARQSLRDADDLFGMNAQIAGIVEIEDGLLKQRQAEATRQSLDGRIVLSITALAQILLLTIIVIASERQIGRRQLAETREGRAVMRSQMIFQAVREPIALFDEHLNSLLVNNAFSELYGMDPGQRAQPLARIGDGAWSDSVLLQRLNDVLLRDRELWDYDMVQRTVDGVDRHVVINARRLQQHDGGTPALLLTVSDVTTRALAEQQVNELNRQLEGKVSQISDVNRELEAFSYSVSHDLRAPLRHIAGFARKLEQHLGDHVDEKSGHYIEVIASSAQRMAVLIDDLLVFSRLGRGALRLQAVDMQSLVDEARVLAESGVSDRRIVWTIAPLPMVIGDENMLRTVWQNLLGNAVKYTGHCEVARIAVSVQQGRSGDYEFTVSDNGAGFDMQYADKLFGVFQRLHRASEFPGNGIGLANVRRIVARHGGRVWAEAEPGRGAHFHFSLPATDAAGART from the coding sequence ATGAAAACGGGAAGCATCATTCGCTGGCGTACCGCCGGCCTGCTGCTGGCGATGCTGATCATCGTCGGCCTGCCGTACATCGTCACGCTGCAGGGGTCGCGCGATACGGAGCGGGCCACCGAGTGGGTGACCCGTTCGACCGAAGTGAAGTCGCTGGCCTACCGCGTTGCCTATGTCGTGCATGACAGCGAGGCTGCGACCTACCGGTTGCTGGCAGGCGACGTGAACGAGGCCACGCATGCGCGCGCCGAGCGGGTCGTCAAGGAAGTGCCGCCGCTGCTGCAGCAACTGCGCCGGATGACGCGCAACAACCCCGACCAGCAGACCCTGATGGGCTCGCTGGTCAGCAGCGTCAACGGCCGCGTCACCCTGATGAACCAGGCGCTGGCCAGGCTGCGGCAGGGCGAGGCGGGCGGTGCCCGGCAGTCGCTGCGTGACGCCGACGACCTGTTCGGGATGAATGCGCAAATCGCCGGCATCGTGGAGATCGAGGACGGCCTGCTGAAGCAGCGCCAGGCGGAAGCCACGCGGCAATCACTCGACGGACGCATCGTGCTCTCGATCACCGCGCTGGCGCAGATCCTGCTGCTGACCATCATCGTGATCGCTTCCGAGCGGCAGATCGGCCGGCGCCAGTTGGCGGAGACCCGCGAGGGTCGCGCGGTGATGCGTTCGCAGATGATCTTCCAGGCGGTACGCGAGCCGATCGCGCTGTTCGACGAGCACCTGAACAGCCTGCTGGTGAACAACGCCTTCAGCGAGCTGTACGGGATGGACCCGGGGCAACGCGCCCAGCCGCTGGCGCGGATCGGCGACGGCGCCTGGAGCGACAGCGTGCTGCTGCAGCGCCTGAACGACGTGCTGCTGCGCGATCGCGAACTGTGGGACTACGACATGGTCCAGCGCACCGTCGACGGCGTCGACCGGCATGTGGTGATCAATGCGCGGCGTCTGCAGCAGCACGATGGCGGCACGCCGGCGCTGCTGTTGACGGTCAGCGACGTCACCACGCGCGCGCTGGCCGAGCAGCAGGTGAACGAGCTCAATCGCCAGCTGGAAGGCAAGGTGTCGCAGATCTCCGACGTCAACCGCGAGCTGGAGGCGTTCAGTTATTCGGTGTCGCACGACCTGCGCGCGCCGCTGCGCCACATCGCCGGGTTCGCGCGCAAGCTGGAGCAGCACCTGGGCGACCATGTCGACGAGAAGTCCGGCCATTACATCGAAGTGATCGCCAGTTCGGCGCAGCGCATGGCCGTGCTGATCGACGACCTGCTGGTGTTCTCGCGCCTCGGCCGCGGCGCGTTGCGGCTGCAGGCGGTGGACATGCAGTCGCTGGTCGACGAGGCCCGCGTGCTGGCCGAATCGGGCGTGTCGGATCGGCGTATCGTGTGGACCATAGCGCCGTTGCCGATGGTGATCGGCGATGAGAACATGCTTCGCACGGTATGGCAGAACCTGCTCGGCAACGCGGTGAAGTACACCGGGCACTGCGAAGTGGCGCGCATCGCGGTGAGCGTGCAGCAGGGGCGCAGCGGCGACTACGAATTCACGGTGAGCGACAACGGTGCGGGGTTCGACATGCAGTATGCGGACAAGTTGTTCGGCGTGTTCCAGCGCCTGCACCGCGCTTCGGAATTCCCGGGCAACGGGATCGGGCTGGCCAACGTGCGACGGATCGTGGCGCGCCACGGCGGTCGCGTCTGGGCCGAGGCCGAGCCGGGGCGCGGTGCCCATTTCCATTTTTCGCTGCCGGCCACCGATGCCGCCGGCGCACGCACCTGA
- a CDS encoding response regulator, with the protein MNKKDLRTILLVEDSLADAEMAMDALGEAHLVNPVVHVEDGVECMDYLYCRGAWASRDPGDPAVVLLDIKMPRMNGLDVLTAMRADEKLRRIPVVILSSSREESDLARSWDLGANAYVIKPVDVDQFFDAVRTLGQFWAVLNQAPEQD; encoded by the coding sequence ATGAACAAGAAAGACCTGCGTACCATCCTGCTGGTCGAGGACAGCCTGGCCGACGCCGAGATGGCGATGGACGCGCTCGGCGAGGCGCACCTGGTCAACCCGGTGGTGCACGTGGAAGACGGCGTGGAGTGCATGGACTACCTCTACTGCCGCGGTGCGTGGGCCTCGCGCGATCCGGGCGATCCGGCGGTGGTGCTGCTGGACATCAAGATGCCGCGCATGAACGGGCTGGACGTGCTGACCGCGATGCGCGCCGACGAGAAGCTGCGGCGGATCCCGGTGGTGATCCTGTCGTCCTCGCGCGAGGAAAGCGATCTGGCGCGCAGTTGGGACCTGGGCGCCAATGCCTACGTGATCAAGCCGGTCGACGTGGACCAGTTCTTCGATGCGGTGCGCACGCTGGGACAGTTCTGGGCGGTGCTCAACCAGGCGCCCGAACAGGACTGA
- a CDS encoding response regulator → MPNRQSRAMPTIRVLQVEDNRLDAELVLAELDADHISYEVRLVDDEASFLAALTEFRPHIVLSDLSMPGFSGQHALDLLRQRDEDLPFIFVSATLGEEAAIEALRNGATDYILKQNPARLASAVRRALSEAEARRASRRSEAELIRAQRFESLAMLAGGLSHDLRNLLQPLLLAGDSLQDYQDDPRLARLGKLVRDCGKRGLDMVHSMLSFARGARRAEQVRLGALFSAFGLLMQGSVPRAVSMELVIDDPELSFEGNHTELQQCLLNLCLNAIQAMPDGGHLRVEAAQTSLSADFFLPEQQPRPGRYLCISVIDDGPGMDQAVLDQIFEPFFTTKEGGTGLGLLSCKRIVDSHGGVMRVDSEPGRGTRFDLYFPLEQPVADGDRLDDGDNLEGAAERVLVVVEEAGQLSLLADTLDAYGYQAHASQSGTAALQWIEAAGLPDLVVLDADMNLFTGVRTLAALIEQGYSGAVILLARPGATPDLHELPPLEHLYVIDKPVTTQVLLRTLRKALDTAGNAADA, encoded by the coding sequence ATGCCAAACCGGCAATCACGGGCGATGCCGACCATCCGGGTGCTGCAGGTCGAAGACAACCGGCTCGACGCCGAACTGGTGCTGGCCGAGCTGGACGCGGACCACATCAGCTACGAGGTGCGCCTGGTCGACGACGAGGCCAGCTTCCTCGCCGCGCTGACCGAGTTCAGGCCGCACATCGTGCTGTCGGATCTCAGCATGCCCGGCTTTTCCGGCCAGCACGCGCTCGACCTGCTGCGCCAGCGCGACGAGGACCTGCCGTTCATCTTCGTCTCCGCCACGCTGGGCGAGGAGGCGGCGATCGAGGCGCTGCGCAACGGCGCCACCGACTACATCCTGAAGCAGAACCCGGCCCGGCTGGCCAGCGCGGTGCGCCGCGCGTTGAGCGAGGCCGAGGCGCGCCGGGCCAGCCGCCGCTCCGAGGCGGAGCTGATCCGCGCGCAACGTTTCGAGAGCCTGGCAATGCTCGCCGGCGGCCTCAGCCACGACTTGCGCAACCTGCTGCAGCCGCTGCTGCTGGCCGGCGACAGCCTGCAGGATTACCAGGACGACCCGCGCCTGGCGCGGCTGGGCAAGCTGGTGCGCGACTGCGGCAAGCGCGGCCTGGACATGGTGCACTCGATGCTGTCGTTCGCGCGCGGAGCGCGCCGCGCGGAGCAGGTGCGGCTGGGCGCGCTGTTCAGCGCGTTCGGTCTGCTGATGCAGGGCAGCGTGCCGCGCGCGGTATCGATGGAACTGGTCATCGACGATCCCGAGCTGTCGTTCGAAGGCAACCACACCGAACTGCAGCAATGCCTGCTCAACCTGTGCCTGAACGCGATCCAGGCCATGCCGGACGGCGGCCACCTGCGCGTCGAGGCGGCGCAGACGTCATTGTCGGCGGACTTCTTCCTGCCGGAGCAGCAGCCGCGGCCGGGCCGTTACCTGTGCATCAGCGTGATCGACGATGGCCCCGGCATGGATCAGGCTGTGCTCGATCAGATATTCGAGCCGTTCTTCACCACCAAGGAGGGTGGTACCGGACTCGGCCTGCTGTCATGCAAGCGGATCGTCGACAGTCATGGCGGCGTGATGCGGGTGGATAGCGAGCCGGGCCGCGGCACTCGCTTCGACCTGTATTTCCCGCTGGAGCAACCGGTGGCAGACGGCGACCGACTGGACGATGGCGACAACCTGGAAGGCGCCGCCGAACGCGTGCTGGTGGTGGTGGAAGAGGCCGGCCAGCTGTCCCTGCTGGCCGATACGCTGGATGCCTACGGTTACCAGGCCCATGCCAGCCAGAGCGGTACCGCCGCGCTGCAATGGATCGAGGCCGCCGGCCTGCCCGATCTGGTGGTGCTGGACGCCGACATGAACCTGTTCACCGGCGTGCGCACGCTGGCCGCGCTGATCGAGCAGGGCTACAGCGGCGCGGTGATCCTGCTGGCGCGCCCCGGCGCCACGCCGGACCTGCACGAATTGCCCCCGCTGGAACACCTCTACGTGATCGACAAGCCGGTCACCACCCAGGTGCTGCTGCGCACCTTGCGCAAGGCGTTGGACACGGCCGGCAACGCGGCCGATGCGTGA